Part of the Spiroplasma endosymbiont of Poecilobothrus nobilitatus genome is shown below.
TTTTTTATTTTTTTATTGTTATAATTAATTAGGCATTTATTCTATTATTTAGAATATGCTTAAATGTGGTAGTGATGGTAACATTACGTTTGGACCACAGCGAGAATTTAATTAAAAGGAGGAAATTGCTCGTGGCAATAATTACAAGAATTGCAAAATTAGAATTTCAAGCAGGACAAGCAAAACCAGGGCCAGAATTAGCTTCATTAGGAATTAATATGCCTCAATTTTGTACACAGTTTAATGATGCAACAAAAGATCGAATGGGTGATGTTGTTCCAGTTGTTATTACTGCTTTTGATGATAAGACATTTAAATTTGAATTAAAAACAACACCGGCAGCGATTTTATTAAAAAAAGCAGCAAAAATCCAAAAGGGATCAGCAAAGGCAAAAGATGAAAAGGTAGCAACAATTTCAGCTGATGAAGTTCGAAAAATTGCGGAATATAAACTTGTTGATTTAAACGCAAATTATGTTGAAGCAGCAATGCATATTATTGAAGGAACTGCTCGTAATATGGGGATTGTTGTTGAAGGTATGCCAAGTAAGAAGGGGAAAAACTAAGAATGTCAAAATTTGGTAAAAAATATAATAAAGCTGCTGAATTAGTTGGCAAAAATAAGGTATACCCAATTGCAGAAGCAATTGAATTAGCAAAACAAACTGCAACAACAAAATTTGACTCAACCGTTGAAGTTGCCTTTAATTTAAACGTTGATCCACGTCATGCTGACCAACAAATTCGTGGAGCTGTTGTGTTACCAAAAGGAACAGGAAAAACACAACGAATCTTAGTTTTAACAAATAGCAAGGAAGCTGATGCTAAATCAGCTGGTGCTGATTTTGTTGGTGGTAAAGATTTAATTGAAAAAATTCAAAAAGAAAACTGATTTGATTATGATGTTATTATCGCAACACCAGATATTATGGCAGAATTAGGAAAAATTGGAAAATTATTAGGGCCAAAAGGATTAATGCCGAACCCTAAAACAGGAACAGTTACTTCAGATGTTGTTAAAGCAATTGGTGATGTTAAAAAGGGAAAAGTTGAATATCGTGTTGATAAAAATGGAAACATTCATTCAATTATTGGAAAAGCATCATTTAAAGTTGAAGATTTAAAAGCTAATTATAATGTAATTTATGAAACAATTCGTAAGGCAAAACCAGCGGCTGTTAAAGGAGCATATATTAAAAATATTGCTTTCACAACAACAATGGGGCCAGGAATTAAAGTTTTAATTGAATTATAAAAAAGGAAAAGATAAGACTGCACCCCAAAAAGTAAGTAAAATAAAAAAAGATTTTGTTAAATTTTTATAGGGGGTGCATTTTTATATGGCAAAAAAAGGACAAAAATATAACAAATATACATCAGAATTTAGAACAAAAATCATTGAGGAAATTAAATAAAAAAGTTGTTGAATAGTAGCAAAACAATATAATATAAATGCAAATACAGTAGAATCTTGATGAACAAATCATAAAAAAGGAAAATTAAACAATCCTAAAGGACCTAAAATTTCTTTTGCCAAAAGAAATTTAGAATATTATAAAACAAGGTATGAATTATTAAAAAAGCTCCATGACTTTTACAATTAAGCAAACTAAGAATAGTCTCTTTTATTAAACAAAATTGTCGTGAATATTCAATAAAATTATTACTAGAAGTAACAGGGTTAAAACGTAGTTATTGAAATAAATATAAAAATTATGACAGTAGCAAAAAAGATAAAAAAGCAATAAATGATATTGTAAAAGTCTATGAAGAAAATTTAAAACAATTTGGTTATCGAAGAATTACTAAATATTTAAAAGAAGATTATGGTATAAAATATAATTCAAAAAAATTTTTAAGAATTATGTGTGATAATCAAATACAACCTGAATATGTAAGAAAAATGAGAAGAAAAATAAAATATAAACAGAATAAAGAAAAAAGCTTATTGCAATATCCTGATTTAATTAAACGTAAATTCAATGATATAAAAACAAGGTTTTCAGTACTATATACTGATGTAACATATTTAATTTGAAAAGGAGAAAGATATTATCAATCAACAATTATTGATGGATATACTAAAGAAATAGTTGATGTAAAGTGATCTAAATATAATGACAATAAATTAGTAATGAATAATTTAAATGATGCAATTAATAAAATAAAATTAATAAAAAAAGATCTGAATGGAATAATAATTCACTCAGATCACGGATATCAATATACATCCACTATTTATCACGATAAATGTTTATCTAACGGTATTATAATTTCAATGGGGAAAAAATACCACTGTGCAGATAATATTGTTATAGAAAGTTTTCATTCATTACTTAATAAAGCTACAATCCATAATAAAATATATAATTCACATGAAGAATATATACAAGATGTTATAAAATGAAATACATGATATTCAAATCGTAAAGAAAAAGATATAATTAAAAAATAGTAAATACTTTTTATTAGTACTTACTAAA
Proteins encoded:
- the rplK gene encoding 50S ribosomal protein L11 yields the protein MAIITRIAKLEFQAGQAKPGPELASLGINMPQFCTQFNDATKDRMGDVVPVVITAFDDKTFKFELKTTPAAILLKKAAKIQKGSAKAKDEKVATISADEVRKIAEYKLVDLNANYVEAAMHIIEGTARNMGIVVEGMPSKKGKN
- the rplA gene encoding 50S ribosomal protein L1, which gives rise to MSKFGKKYNKAAELVGKNKVYPIAEAIELAKQTATTKFDSTVEVAFNLNVDPRHADQQIRGAVVLPKGTGKTQRILVLTNSKEADAKSAGADFVGGKDLIEKIQKENWFDYDVIIATPDIMAELGKIGKLLGPKGLMPNPKTGTVTSDVVKAIGDVKKGKVEYRVDKNGNIHSIIGKASFKVEDLKANYNVIYETIRKAKPAAVKGAYIKNIAFTTTMGPGIKVLIEL
- a CDS encoding DDE-type integrase/transposase/recombinase, which encodes MRRKIKYKQNKEKSLLQYPDLIKRKFNDIKTRFSVLYTDVTYLIWKGERYYQSTIIDGYTKEIVDVKWSKYNDNKLVMNNLNDAINKIKLIKKDLNGIIIHSDHGYQYTSTIYHDKCLSNGIIISMGKKYHCADNIVIESFHSLLNKATIHNKIYNSHEEYIQDVIKWNTWYSNRKEKDIIKK